The following are encoded together in the Oncorhynchus nerka isolate Pitt River linkage group LG23, Oner_Uvic_2.0, whole genome shotgun sequence genome:
- the LOC115106596 gene encoding SPRY domain-containing SOCS box protein 3-like, protein MLRRSRNSRAPHYVWSDIRRDIDAVVLVNDREEWGNEHTQISDSDSEVDYLAVTPEVTDVVPDTVPVTGESYCHCDAQEETSPGAQLQGFQPLNDCLCGEEDQGFDWVWDEGVKSNAALLSCDNRKVSFHSEYSCGTAAIRGTKELTDGQHFWEIKMTSPVYGTDMMVGIGTAEVNLDKFQHSFCSMLGMDEDSWGLSYTGMLQHKGDKVNFSSRFGQGSIIGLHLDTWHGTLTFYKNRRCIGVAATRLQNKKFYPVVCSTAAKSSMKVIRSCYTPTSLQYLSCSRLRQQRPDRPDILNVLPLPPGLRHLLHNQLGWVFTLSNGAPEQSEDLMEDLNEDFFDDFAVELPDDLPEESSPCPSPCLSQVPTLSACSFPSPVPNHANAPASSRPVPSPASPCAPASSRPVPSPASPCAPASSHPVPSPASPCAPASSRPVLSPASPCAPASSRPVPSPASPCAPASSLPVPSPASPCAPASSRPVPSPASPCTPASPCAPASPCAPASSRPVPSPASPCAPASSRPVPSPASPCAPASSLPVPRPASPCAPASSRPVPSPASPCAPASSRPVPSPASPCAPASSRPVPSPASPCAPASSRPVPSPASPCAPASSLPVPSPASPCAPACPPFQGATQTVGT, encoded by the exons ATGCTACGGAGAAGCAGGAACAGCCGAGCGCCGCACTACGTGTGGAGTGACATCCGACGAGACATTGACGCCGTGGTACTGGTGaatgacagagaagagtggggCAACGAACACACACAG ATCAGCGACTCGGACTCAGAAGTGGATTACCTGGCCGTCACCCCGGAGGTGACAGACGTTGTGCCCGACACGGTGCCTGTGACAGGGGAGTCCTACTGTCACTGTGACGCCCAGGAGGAAACAAGCCCTGGGGCTCAGCTGCAGGGCTTCCAGCCCCTCAATGACTGCCTGTGTGGAGAGGAGGACCAGG GTTTCGACTGGGTGTGGGACGAGGGCGTCAAGTCCAATGCAGCGCTCCTGAGCTGTGACAACCGCAAGGTGAGCTTCCACTCTGAGTACAGCTGTGGCACAGCCGCCATCCGCGGCACCAAGGAGCTGACAGATGGACAGCACTTCTGGGAGATCAAGATGACGTCACCCGTCTATGGCACAGACATG ATGGTGGGCATCGGGACCGCTGAGGTCAACCTGGACAAGTTCCAACACAGTTTTTGCAGTATGCTGGGGATGGATGAGGACAGCTGGGGACTTTCCTACACAG GTATGCTTCAGCACAAAGGGGACAAGGTGAATTTCTCGTCCCGTTTTGGCCAAGGCTCCATCATAGGGCTGCACCTTGACACGTGGCATGGAACCCTTACCTTCTATAAGAACCGCCGCTGTATAG GTGTGGCCGCCACCAGGCTGCAGAATAAGAAGTTCTACCCTGTGGTGTGCTCCACTGCAGCCAAGAGCAGTATGAAGGTGATCCGGTCCTGCTACACGCCCACCTCCCTGCAGTACCTCTCTTGCTCTCGCTTGCGCCAGCAGCGGCCCGACCGCCCTGACATCCTGAACGTGCTGCCCCTGCCCCCGGGCCTGCGCCACCTCCTCCACAACCAGCTTGGCTGGGTGTTCACCCTCAGTAACGGCGCCCCCGAGCAGTCTGAGGACTTGATGGAGGACTTGAATGAAGACTTCTTTGATGACTTTGCAGTGGAGTTGCCTGATGACTTGCCTGAGGAGTCTAGTCCATGCCCGAGCCCCTGTCTCAGCCAGGTGCCCACCCTAAGTGCCTGCTCCTTCCCTAGCCCTGTACCCAATCATGCCAATGCCCCTGCCTCCTCTCGTCCAGTTCCCAGCCCTGCCTCTCCCTGTGCCCCTGCCTCCTCTCGTCCAGTTCCCAGCCCTGCCTCTCCCTGTGCCCCTGCCTCCTCTCATCCAGTTCCCAGCCCTGCCTCTCCCTGTGCCCCTGCCTCCTCTCGTCCAGTTCTCAGCCCTGCCTCTCCCTGTGCCCCTGCCTCCTCTCGTCCAGTTCCCAGCCCTGCCTCTCCCTgtgcccctgcctcctctcttccAGTTCCCAGCCCTGCCTCTCCCTGTGCCCCTGCCTCCTCTCGTCCAGTTCCCAGCCCTGCCTCTCCCTGcacccctgcctctccctgcgcccctgcctctccctgcgcCCCTGCCTCCTCTCGTCCAGTTCCCAGCCCTGCCTCTCCCTGTGCCCCTGCCTCCTCTCGTCCAGTTCCCAGCCCTGCCTCTCCCTgtgcccctgcctcctctcttccAGTTCCCAGACCTGCCTCTCCCTGTGCCCCTGCCTCCTCTCGTCCAGTTCCCAGCCCTGCCTCTCCCTGTGCCCCTGCCTCCTCTCGTCCAGTTCCCAGCCCTGCCTCTCCCTGTGCCCCTGCCTCCTCTCGTCCAGTTCCCAGCCCTGCCTCTCCCTGTGCCCCTGCCTCCTCTCGTCCAGTTCCCAGCCCTGCCTCTCCCTgtgcccctgcctcctctcttccAGTTCCCAGCCCTGCCTCTCCCTGTGCCCCTGCCTGCCCACCCTTCCAGGGAGCAACTCAGACAGTGGGGACATGA
- the LOC115106598 gene encoding probable crossover junction endonuclease EME2 produces MSVLKRAKTWEISESEGESDAETKPSIKCIAFTDQGDDNNETATANSPTDSLEQDNKDHNTDCKSTAKTEPSDTLVAPRPVRSGTASPGRKRRTKEEIEADRQRVEERKEAREKLKRVRAEEKEERREDQQRRKEAAERQKSLRPENCLKCLTVCIDPALLQDDGSDVLLGTLSAFEWRSSIETQQLPHSITWTRDLPPEKDSSGPLEEEQVLLVLGLTDFMGMVVSVKQTLHGNGEESAVESFFKLLSECLNRDAKMAVTVLVMGSNTNSWTGTWDVPELSQRSQLGMEDLDIEEVLVFLQLYRNITVVFLDGWQDVTDHVCAVTKALSKRPYKLLTERCELPFCVDGSWASGVRVERDGAGLGEVWSRQITQLNRVSPAVASTLTTAYPSPQILLQAYSSLESEEEKRGLLAGLLVKTGGKERRIGPEISARVYRSLTAQNPQLVLD; encoded by the exons ATGTCCGTATTGAAAAGAGCCAAAACATGGGAGATATCTGAATCTGAAGGCGAAAGCGATGCTGAAACTAAACCTTCAATCAAATGCATTGCATTTACCGATCAGGGTGACGATAACAATGAAACAGCGACGGCCAATAGTCCTACTGACAGTCTCGAACAGGACAACAAAGACCACAACACAGATTGCAAGTCAACAGCCAAAACCGAACCAAGTGACACATTGGTGGCTCCACGACCCGTTAGGTCCGGTACCGCAAGTCCGGGGAGAAAACGCCGAACCAAAGAGGagatagaggcagacagacagagagttgaggagaggaaggaggccaGAGAGAAACTCAAGAGGGTGAGGGccgaagagaaagaggagaggagagaagatcaaCAAAGGAGAAAAGAAGCTGCAGAGCGTCAAAAGAGCCTCAGACCTGAGAACTGTTTGAAGTGCCTGACTGTCTGTATTGATCCAG CTCTATTGCAGGATGATGGATCGGATGTGTTGCTGGGAACTCTGTCTGCATTTGAGTGGAGGAGCAGCATTGAGACACAGCAGCTCCCTCACAGCATCACTTGGACCAGAGATCTTCCGCCG GAGAAAGACAGCAGTGGACCACTGGAGGAGGAGCAGGTTCTGCTGGTGTTGGGTCTGACTGACTTCATGGGCATGGTGGTGTCAGTCAAACAG ACACTGCATGGCAACGGGGAGGAATCGGCAGTGGAGTCTTTCTTCAAGCTTTTGTCCGAGTGCCTCAACCGAGATGCCAAGATGGCGGTTACTGTTTTAGTGATGGGATCCAACACAAATAGCTG GACTGGGACATGGGATGTACCCGAGTTGAGCCAAAGATCTCAGTTGGGAATGGAGGATCTGGACATTGAGGAG GTATTGGTTTTCCTGCAACTGTACCGGAACATTACTGTGGTCTTCCTGGACGGCTGGCAGGATGTCACAGACCACGTGTGTGCCGTCACCAAGGCCCTGTCCAAACGGCCCTACAA ACTGCTGACGGAGCGGTGCGAGTTGCCGTTCTGTGTGGATGGCTCATGGGCCAGTGGGGTGCGTGTGGAGCGGGATGGAGCTGGGCTGGGTGAGGTGTGGAGCAGGCAGATCACACAGCTCAACAGGGTCAGCCCTGCAGTGGCCTCCACTTTGACCACAGCTTACCCCTCACCGCAGATACTACTGCAG GCCTACAGTAGCTTAGAGtctgaggaagagaagagggggctgCTGGCAGGCCTACTAGTGAAgactggagggaaggagagacgcATCGGACCTGAAATCTCAGCCAGAGTCtaccgttccctcacagctcaaAACCCCCAGCTGGTCCTGGACTAG
- the mfsd1l gene encoding major facilitator superfamily domain-containing protein 1 isoform X1, whose translation MAQPAEKAYYRFLVLFFNCLLTFGSYFCFDIPSVLQDQFQGNLTCANTTVINGTVDCVEGLGMTPQEYNLLYAIYAWTNAVVVIMAGFLIDKLGNRFGVFLFSFLCVLGSAIFALGSHFKGTAYLLPLMLTGRLLFGSGNGSLTIVQNRITAFWFRGKELALAFGLTLAFSRLGSVLNFFLTQRFQAQYGMQWTLWGGAFLCVLGFMSAITVSALDKVGMKQLGLDGAIQEESRKVRFQDVKLLSLRYWLLVLTIMFFYNGIFPFIADASKFIQDKYSDYSQKEAAYIAGAVYDSSLILSATVGILIDNVGLRGVFAVSCAVLTLPVFGLLAFTFVPPLVSTIWLGVTYSFAAASMWPSIPLVVPQATLGTAMGLATSVQMVGIGISNLVVGQILGTKSSDSKIPLWRWQQMMIFMLANTVACIVTSVVLNIVDHRQGGILNKTTKRSGSPPPSGPADREPLVEGEGQNDEGAVRSPSNSS comes from the exons ATGGCTCAGCCGGCAGAGAAAG CATACTACCGCTTTCTGGTACTGTTCTTCAACTGTCTGCTCACGTTTGGCTCCTACTTCTGCTTCGACATCCCTAGTGTCCTCCAGGACCAGTTCCAAGGG AATTTGACGTGTGCCAATACAACCGTGATCAATGGGACAGTGGACTGTGTGGAGGGACTGGGGATGACCCCTCAGGAGTATAATCTGCTCTATGCCATCTATGCCTGGAC TAATGCAGTGGTGGTTATAATGGCTGGGTTCCTTATTGACAAACTAGGCAACCGAT ttggtgtgttcctcttctccttcctgtGTGTGCTGGGGTCAGCCATCTTTGCTCTGGGTTCTCACTTCAAAGGAACAGCCTACCTGCTCCCTCTCATGCTCACCGGCCGTTTGCTGTTTGGCTCTGGCAATGGATCCCTCACCA TTGTCCAGAACCGGATTACAGCGTTCTGGTTCCGGGGGAAGGAGCTGGCCCTGGCGTTTGGCCTGACCCTGGCCTTCTCCCGCCTGGGCTCCGTCCTCAACTTCTTCCTCACCCAGCGGTTCCAGGCCCAGTACGGCATGCAATGGACCCTATGGGGAG gtgcctTCCTGTGTGTGCTGGGCTTCATGTCTGCCATCACGGTCAGTGCCCTGGACAAGGTGGGCATGAAgcagctgggactggatggggcCATTCAGGAAGAGTCACGCAAAGTG AGGTTTCAGGACGTGAAGCTGCTCTCTCTCAGATACTGGTTGTTGGTTCTCACCATCATGTTCTTCTACAACGGCATCTTTCCCTTCATAGCTGACGCCAG TAAGTTCATACAAGACAAGTACAGCGACTACAGCCAGAAAGAGGCAGCCTACATCGCTGGTGCTGTATATGACAGCTCCCTTATCCTCTCTGCCACTGTTGGAATTCTCATC GACAACGTGGGTTTGCGTGGGGTCTTTGCCGTGTCCTGTGCTGTCCTCACGCTGCCTGTCTTTGGCCTCCTGGCCTTCACTTTCGTCCCCCCTCTGGTATCCACCATCTGGCTGGGGGTCACCTACTCCTTCGCTGCT GCAAGCATGTGGCCCTCTATTCCCCTGGTGGTCCCTCAGGCAACTCTGGGGACAGCTATGGGCCTTGCCACCTCAGTACAGATGGTAGGAATTGGCATATCCAACCTCGTCGTCGGCCAGATCTTGGGAACCAAGTCAAG TGACTCTAAGATCCCACTGTGGCGCTGGCAGCAGATGATGATCTTCATGTTGGCCAACACCGTCGCCTGCATCGTCACCTCTGTGGTGCTCAACATCGTGGACCACCGCCAG GGTGGGATTCTGAATAAGACGACCAAGAGATCTGGCTCCCCGCCCCCCAGCGGACCTGCAGACAGAGAACCTCtcgtggagggagaggggcagaatGACGAAGGGGCTGTTCGCTCTCCCTCCAACAGTTCCTAA
- the mfsd1l gene encoding major facilitator superfamily domain-containing protein 1 isoform X2: protein MTPQEYNLLYAIYAWTNAVVVIMAGFLIDKLGNRFGVFLFSFLCVLGSAIFALGSHFKGTAYLLPLMLTGRLLFGSGNGSLTIVQNRITAFWFRGKELALAFGLTLAFSRLGSVLNFFLTQRFQAQYGMQWTLWGGAFLCVLGFMSAITVSALDKVGMKQLGLDGAIQEESRKVRFQDVKLLSLRYWLLVLTIMFFYNGIFPFIADASKFIQDKYSDYSQKEAAYIAGAVYDSSLILSATVGILIDNVGLRGVFAVSCAVLTLPVFGLLAFTFVPPLVSTIWLGVTYSFAAASMWPSIPLVVPQATLGTAMGLATSVQMVGIGISNLVVGQILGTKSSDSKIPLWRWQQMMIFMLANTVACIVTSVVLNIVDHRQGGILNKTTKRSGSPPPSGPADREPLVEGEGQNDEGAVRSPSNSS, encoded by the exons ATGACCCCTCAGGAGTATAATCTGCTCTATGCCATCTATGCCTGGAC TAATGCAGTGGTGGTTATAATGGCTGGGTTCCTTATTGACAAACTAGGCAACCGAT ttggtgtgttcctcttctccttcctgtGTGTGCTGGGGTCAGCCATCTTTGCTCTGGGTTCTCACTTCAAAGGAACAGCCTACCTGCTCCCTCTCATGCTCACCGGCCGTTTGCTGTTTGGCTCTGGCAATGGATCCCTCACCA TTGTCCAGAACCGGATTACAGCGTTCTGGTTCCGGGGGAAGGAGCTGGCCCTGGCGTTTGGCCTGACCCTGGCCTTCTCCCGCCTGGGCTCCGTCCTCAACTTCTTCCTCACCCAGCGGTTCCAGGCCCAGTACGGCATGCAATGGACCCTATGGGGAG gtgcctTCCTGTGTGTGCTGGGCTTCATGTCTGCCATCACGGTCAGTGCCCTGGACAAGGTGGGCATGAAgcagctgggactggatggggcCATTCAGGAAGAGTCACGCAAAGTG AGGTTTCAGGACGTGAAGCTGCTCTCTCTCAGATACTGGTTGTTGGTTCTCACCATCATGTTCTTCTACAACGGCATCTTTCCCTTCATAGCTGACGCCAG TAAGTTCATACAAGACAAGTACAGCGACTACAGCCAGAAAGAGGCAGCCTACATCGCTGGTGCTGTATATGACAGCTCCCTTATCCTCTCTGCCACTGTTGGAATTCTCATC GACAACGTGGGTTTGCGTGGGGTCTTTGCCGTGTCCTGTGCTGTCCTCACGCTGCCTGTCTTTGGCCTCCTGGCCTTCACTTTCGTCCCCCCTCTGGTATCCACCATCTGGCTGGGGGTCACCTACTCCTTCGCTGCT GCAAGCATGTGGCCCTCTATTCCCCTGGTGGTCCCTCAGGCAACTCTGGGGACAGCTATGGGCCTTGCCACCTCAGTACAGATGGTAGGAATTGGCATATCCAACCTCGTCGTCGGCCAGATCTTGGGAACCAAGTCAAG TGACTCTAAGATCCCACTGTGGCGCTGGCAGCAGATGATGATCTTCATGTTGGCCAACACCGTCGCCTGCATCGTCACCTCTGTGGTGCTCAACATCGTGGACCACCGCCAG GGTGGGATTCTGAATAAGACGACCAAGAGATCTGGCTCCCCGCCCCCCAGCGGACCTGCAGACAGAGAACCTCtcgtggagggagaggggcagaatGACGAAGGGGCTGTTCGCTCTCCCTCCAACAGTTCCTAA